DNA sequence from the Verrucomicrobiota bacterium genome:
GCGGCCCGATGCGTTCTACCCCTCTTGGGAAAACTTGACAATAGACTATTGACCCTATCGGCCTACGCCCGAATCAGGCGGTGTATTATCTCCGTATCGCTTTTCCAATTGATATCCAACTTACTGTAAGCCCAGGTGTTATTGTGGGTATCGGGAGTTTCCCAAAGACCCTCTCGGATATGATCGGGAATTTCACTGTCTCCAAGCGTTGCGAAGTCTCCCAAGCCCTGGCCAATGCGACTGTTGATCAAACAGTTTGGCTGGAGCTGAGCGACCCGTTCTTTCAGCTTAATCACCTGTTCGCGTGAAATACCAGCAGGCGTGTCGAAAAAGATGAGTCCGATGTCCCCATAGCCGGTGAGAATTTCTTCGATCTGAGGAAGGGCTTTTTCATTCAGGTATTTTTGAAAATCTTTGTCGTCTTCCTTGAAATCCCAGGTGTTTCCAATCGCATCTTTTTCATGCCAATCCTGCGACTGGGAATAATAAAAACCCAACTTCAATCCATGCCGCTTACAGGCTTCGGCAAGTTCCTTAAGTGGATCCCGGTCGAACGGTGTGGCATCCACGATGTTGAACTTGCTAACCTTGGAATGATACATGGCAAACCCATCGTGGTGCTTGGAGGTAATCACAATGTACTTCATCCCCGCATCCACCGCCAATTGAGCAATTGAATCCGCATCAAATTCAACCGGATTAAATTTCTTTGTTAGGGTCTCATAATCTCGAACCGGTATCTTCGCTCGTTTCATTATCCATTCACTAATGCCAAAATAATTCTTTCCTTTCCAAACTCCTGCCGCTTCCGAGTACAAGCCCCAGTGAATAAACATGGCAAACTTGGACTCCTGGTACCATTGGTGATCCTTGATCAACCGATCTTTTTCCACGGACGTCTTTCCCCAAATCGTGTCAGTCTGCTCTTTGTCAGTTATGGCCTGAGCGAAAAGCCCGGCGGTCCAGCAACAGCTAATTACGGCTAAAAACGGGAAATAGATTCCGCTTACGGTCTTTGAATTGAGTGGAGGGAAAAACATATTTGTGTATCAAAAATTGGATTAATTTATCGGCTCACTGACTGCGGTGAGACTCATTATTAAAAATTCAACAACTCAAGAGAAGGAACCGGTCAGAGTCTGTACCGCTACTACCTCGACACCGCTCAAACTGTTTCAATCTCCGACTCGTTGTTCTTCATCATTAATACCGGGAGCGCCGAGCCCCAGATTGTATCGCTTCCTGCTTAACCTGTCAGAATTTGAACGTAGAAGTCAGGAACCAGTCTTGTTCTTTGGCCGAGGCGTATGTAAACCCGGTTCCGTCCGGATTATACCAGGTCGGGATCAGGTCTTTCTCGTTCAATACGTTGCGGATGTTTAATTGAAGTATCCAATCAATGTCGTTTATAAACTTGGTTCTGTAGCTGAACCAGGTATCAACCTTGGTATCGCTGGGACCAAAATAGGGTCTACTAATATCTGGAATCACACCCAATTCAGGATCGGTTCTGAGTTCGTTGCCAATGGCGGCTTTTGATTGATAGCGGATCGCTCCACCCAGTCCGAATCCTTTTAACTTGGCGTTTGAGAAGGTGTAGTTGGTTACCATATTGATACGCCACTCTCGTAGTTCATTGGCCTTTTGACCATCGTTCGCCAGAGCATTGTTGAAAAGAGCCAACTGTTGAGTTATCCGTCCTCTGACAGGATTGTTGTTGTTTTCCAACAAATCTCCCTGCGCGGGATTCCCAAGCCAAGCCGCGGCCAGACGGTTGACTTCGTCTATCCCTGTTTGCCCTGTACCCGTTCTGACCGCTTCCTGTTGGGCGGCGTTCACAGACACCCTCCAATTGCGGGTCAGGTTAGCCGTCAGATCCATTTCGAAACCTTTCGATACGGCCTGAATGACATCCCCTGCGCCGATACCCTCGCCATCAATAGCTATCGACCCGTCCGGGTTGGTTATATAATTCCAACGATAAGCATCCTGAATCGCTTGAACCGGCAGTTCGAAATTGGCAGCTAGCACGTCCGCAGTTGGATTGTTGTTATAGACTTGTTGTGGAACCTGGTAGAAAAACCAGAGATAGGGTCCTACCAAACGGTTATCAAACAGATTTTGCTGGACAGTTTCATACCAGGTAAATCGGGCTATAATCTTGTTATCGAACAGGGAAATAGTTGCTCCATAGTCCTCGGTCGTCCCGCTGGGTGGACTAAAGAATCCGCCAAAAGGATTACGCGCAACCGCACTGGGAGCGAAGTTTTCAGATTCCCCGTAATGCAGGCTGATATCCATGCCTATGGGCATATTCTCTTTCCACCCTTTTGGAGTGTGGGCGACCAAGCCCCAACTGAAGGTGTTGCCTTCTGTGTCGATGTCGGGCGTCGTCGGCAGTTTAAAGTCATTGGCGCCAATCTGACGGGAACCGCGAAAGTCCTGCGGCGCCTGCCCGGCATCATAGTTCTTGAACTTGTCGTTTCTCCACCCAAGGGTGCCGACCAGGATTTCGTCAAACCAATGTGACTGCCAGGCCAGAGCCCTGGACTCCGTTTCATTCCTCTCCCGGGTTGCGCCACTGACAAGGACGTTTTTATTCTCAGGATAAAGGAGAGTATTGTAGGTACCTCTTTCGAAATCACGTGTTGGTGTGCTGATAAACAGCATGTCCACCTGATTCGGCAAATCGACATGGGCGGGAAGACCTGGAAGATTAGCGCCTCTAGCCGAACTTGCGCCGAGAAGAGAATCACCGATATAGTACAAATTCTGCGACCATAACCAACCGTTGATTATGTTATTCGCGGGTGCATACCCGATGTCATCTCCAAAATCGGTATCCAGAATCATGGCGGGACCGTTGGTGTCGAGTGTCTTGAGTTTCGACTGGTCGAGGAGCCCGGTAAGCGTATGTTTACCCAACCACTTGCCGATACCTCCCAGCTTTTCCTCGGCATCAAATTTATAAAAAACCGTTAGCCGCGAGGTTTCCAATTCATTGTGGTTTTCACTCCAGCCAGGCCTGGCGGTCACAAACGGTCTGCCCACATTGGGATTGGGCGTGCCGTCGGCGAAAGCTTCATTGATGTCCACCCCTATGTTTCGGTTGCGGAAACCACCACCAATCAAATCAAAAGAACCGCTGTCAAAGTCCTGTTTATCGTAAGTGAGCTCAAACCCGAGATCCCCTTCCAGGAGCTCTTGTTGGATAGCGATGTTAAAGGCAGTAAAATCATTAAAGCGGCGGTCGTTTCTACCGGACATGGAAACATTGTTATAATCGAAGACCGAAGTATCGGTGATTTGCAGGCTGCGGGAATAATCCGCTGCGTCCACTCCGGGATTGGCGGCGCGGTTTACGCGATTCGGGTCATTTACCGTGATAAAGCGCGGACGGTAATTGTTACGCTGATTGGCCGGAACTTGATTGAAGAGTGGGTCGCCCTCCTGCAGTATCGCACCCTGCAGGCCAGTCCCCTCATTTAGACTAATGACTCCAAGGAACGGCTGTGTAGCTCCTACGTTGTTCAAAAACAGCGGATTGCGGTTGGTTGCTGCAATATCGGTAAAAAAGGGTTGCGGCTGGTTCGATTCTCCCGGACCTACGGTGAGTTGGTCCAGCTCGGACCACCAGTAGCTTAATCGGTCGCGCGGGGGTGCCAGCACTTCGGGACTGCCATCCCGGTCACCCACTTCGACATTAAAACGAATGGTCGTATTTTCGAATGGCAGGTAATCCAGCGCACCGTAAAGACGCCTGCTTTTATCAAAGGAGGGGATCTGCTGAAACTGCCGCCAGTCATGCAGTCCTATCACGCGGACATTCACCTTGTCCTCGACCAGGACACGGTTGACATCGAATGTGCCACGAAGCGATCCATATTTATCTACACGAAAACTCACCTCATTGGCGTTGCTGTTGATGGGACGGGACAGAGAGCGGTCAATAATGCCAGCTGGACTACCCAGACCAAACAGAATATTGTTAGCGCCCCGATTGATGGTCACCCGGCTAATGTTGTAAGAATCCAGGGGAATGACGGATGAAAAATAGTTGCGGGTGTTGTCGGCGGCCGCCAGACCGCGAACGCGGGTGGTCGAATTAGCGGTAAATCTTTCCCCGGAAAAGTCCAAAAC
Encoded proteins:
- a CDS encoding TonB-dependent receptor plug domain-containing protein, which gives rise to MTQITFSKLNALKYLQRFVLVFSLMGAPALFSQEDADEEKVFELSPFTVESDETVGYMATTTLAGTRIKSDLKDIASSISIYTKEFMQDTGATSIQELLVYTTGTEVAGLGGNFSNERDNGGFVLDFSGERFTANSTTRVRGLAAADNTRNYFSSVIPLDSYNISRVTINRGANNILFGLGSPAGIIDRSLSRPINSNANEVSFRVDKYGSLRGTFDVNRVLVEDKVNVRVIGLHDWRQFQQIPSFDKSRRLYGALDYLPFENTTIRFNVEVGDRDGSPEVLAPPRDRLSYWWSELDQLTVGPGESNQPQPFFTDIAATNRNPLFLNNVGATQPFLGVISLNEGTGLQGAILQEGDPLFNQVPANQRNNYRPRFITVNDPNRVNRAANPGVDAADYSRSLQITDTSVFDYNNVSMSGRNDRRFNDFTAFNIAIQQELLEGDLGFELTYDKQDFDSGSFDLIGGGFRNRNIGVDINEAFADGTPNPNVGRPFVTARPGWSENHNELETSRLTVFYKFDAEEKLGGIGKWLGKHTLTGLLDQSKLKTLDTNGPAMILDTDFGDDIGYAPANNIINGWLWSQNLYYIGDSLLGASSARGANLPGLPAHVDLPNQVDMLFISTPTRDFERGTYNTLLYPENKNVLVSGATRERNETESRALAWQSHWFDEILVGTLGWRNDKFKNYDAGQAPQDFRGSRQIGANDFKLPTTPDIDTEGNTFSWGLVAHTPKGWKENMPIGMDISLHYGESENFAPSAVARNPFGGFFSPPSGTTEDYGATISLFDNKIIARFTWYETVQQNLFDNRLVGPYLWFFYQVPQQVYNNNPTADVLAANFELPVQAIQDAYRWNYITNPDGSIAIDGEGIGAGDVIQAVSKGFEMDLTANLTRNWRVSVNAAQQEAVRTGTGQTGIDEVNRLAAAWLGNPAQGDLLENNNNPVRGRITQQLALFNNALANDGQKANELREWRINMVTNYTFSNAKLKGFGLGGAIRYQSKAAIGNELRTDPELGVIPDISRPYFGPSDTKVDTWFSYRTKFINDIDWILQLNIRNVLNEKDLIPTWYNPDGTGFTYASAKEQDWFLTSTFKF
- a CDS encoding alpha-L-fucosidase, which produces MFFPPLNSKTVSGIYFPFLAVISCCWTAGLFAQAITDKEQTDTIWGKTSVEKDRLIKDHQWYQESKFAMFIHWGLYSEAAGVWKGKNYFGISEWIMKRAKIPVRDYETLTKKFNPVEFDADSIAQLAVDAGMKYIVITSKHHDGFAMYHSKVSKFNIVDATPFDRDPLKELAEACKRHGLKLGFYYSQSQDWHEKDAIGNTWDFKEDDKDFQKYLNEKALPQIEEILTGYGDIGLIFFDTPAGISREQVIKLKERVAQLQPNCLINSRIGQGLGDFATLGDSEIPDHIREGLWETPDTHNNTWAYSKLDINWKSDTEIIHRLIRA